A DNA window from Actinokineospora baliensis contains the following coding sequences:
- a CDS encoding ATP-binding protein — MGQNITVQGSTYGSVVAGNYNVLVDARHGSSVTVEVERERPDPVRRERISVLPRRGRVPIGRGQDVDRLAAAIADGGLVRLSGPAGIGKSTLLRHVARTVECDPDGVVFVSAAHRQVGDLAQEIFEACYHSHGYAPSRSGLRELMTGLRITVYVDDADLGVDQLRELTDLVPDATFVLAGRDCTPLGDATAHRLGGLPQDIALLLLAQGLGRPLRGAEQETAADLWRAADGNPLLLLRAAGVDQSKLPAPGAVSDLLPLLLDAVGPTALDILNVLSTLRDAELSTVHIGALAGEPEVGPLCERLSELGLVTPGEHGYRPAPGVAAALRRREVAAVPFERLCAHFTEWAADPGTMPERVAEHSRAIERSAGLAIAGGAPHLAVDLGRAASPKLAHSLRFDAWGETLRRGWTGADRAGDTAAKAYFAHEEGIRSLVTGKRLLAAVLLAQAVTLWRTLGQHQGTNAAAGAQQFLPAPSDIPDLPLTDGGDTPELVMDHMTGFEQQDPTVDTIDFPNFPDGVAESTLVPPDPAAHTPTADPVYATTPPDPSAVSNVVAPPSAPVAPAASVASAAPQAATAAGAAASSSLLSPIMVIIAAVVGIAILNNSDLFQETGIAGTWQDSRSRFEVQESGSGSYEITTTCGDVIRLTGTDSSASGKLPMREGSCGSLLGYGEFTMSITGDPDTASISRTMADNDEYYCSTCGSDTATRVE, encoded by the coding sequence ATGGGGCAGAACATCACCGTGCAGGGCTCGACCTACGGGTCGGTCGTCGCGGGCAACTACAACGTCTTGGTCGATGCGCGGCACGGGTCCTCGGTGACGGTCGAGGTGGAGCGGGAGCGGCCCGATCCGGTGCGCCGGGAGCGGATTTCGGTGCTGCCCCGGCGCGGTCGTGTGCCGATCGGGCGGGGGCAGGACGTGGACCGGCTGGCCGCCGCGATCGCCGATGGTGGACTGGTGCGGTTGAGCGGGCCTGCGGGCATTGGCAAGAGTACGCTACTGCGCCATGTCGCGCGCACCGTCGAGTGCGACCCGGACGGCGTGGTGTTTGTCAGCGCCGCGCACCGGCAGGTTGGTGACCTCGCGCAGGAGATCTTTGAGGCCTGCTACCACAGTCACGGCTACGCGCCGTCGCGGTCGGGCCTGCGGGAGCTGATGACGGGCCTGCGGATCACGGTGTACGTCGATGACGCCGACCTCGGGGTCGACCAGCTGCGGGAGCTGACCGACCTCGTGCCCGACGCGACGTTCGTGCTCGCGGGCCGGGACTGCACGCCGCTCGGGGACGCGACGGCGCACCGCCTCGGCGGTCTCCCCCAGGACATCGCCCTGCTCCTGTTGGCTCAGGGGCTTGGCAGGCCGTTGCGCGGCGCCGAGCAGGAGACCGCGGCCGACCTGTGGCGAGCTGCGGACGGGAATCCGCTGCTCCTGCTGCGCGCGGCGGGAGTGGACCAGTCGAAGCTTCCTGCCCCCGGCGCGGTCTCCGACCTGCTGCCACTGCTGCTCGACGCAGTCGGGCCGACCGCCCTGGACATCCTCAACGTGCTGTCGACATTGCGGGACGCGGAGCTCTCGACTGTCCACATTGGCGCGTTGGCGGGCGAGCCGGAGGTAGGACCGCTGTGCGAGCGGCTCAGCGAGTTGGGGCTCGTGACGCCAGGCGAACACGGCTACCGGCCCGCGCCCGGGGTGGCCGCCGCGCTGCGTCGGCGCGAGGTCGCGGCGGTCCCGTTCGAGCGGCTCTGCGCGCACTTCACCGAGTGGGCCGCGGACCCCGGGACAATGCCCGAGCGGGTCGCCGAGCACAGCAGGGCGATCGAGCGGTCGGCGGGCCTGGCCATCGCGGGTGGGGCGCCCCACCTCGCGGTCGACCTGGGGCGGGCCGCGTCGCCGAAACTGGCGCATTCCCTGCGGTTCGACGCGTGGGGCGAGACGCTGCGCCGTGGCTGGACGGGTGCCGACCGCGCGGGTGACACTGCGGCCAAGGCGTATTTCGCGCACGAGGAAGGCATCCGCAGCCTCGTGACCGGCAAACGCCTGCTGGCAGCCGTCTTGCTGGCCCAGGCCGTCACGCTGTGGCGGACTCTCGGACAGCATCAGGGCACGAACGCGGCGGCCGGGGCCCAGCAGTTCCTTCCGGCACCGTCCGACATCCCCGATCTGCCGCTGACCGATGGCGGGGACACACCGGAGCTCGTGATGGACCACATGACGGGGTTCGAGCAGCAGGACCCCACGGTGGACACCATCGACTTCCCGAACTTCCCCGACGGTGTGGCCGAGTCCACGCTCGTCCCGCCCGACCCCGCAGCGCACACCCCGACAGCGGACCCGGTCTACGCTACGACACCGCCCGACCCCAGCGCCGTGAGCAACGTGGTGGCACCTCCCTCCGCACCGGTCGCCCCCGCGGCGTCGGTCGCGTCGGCGGCGCCTCAGGCGGCAACCGCAGCGGGAGCCGCCGCCAGTAGCTCACTGCTTTCCCCAATCATGGTCATCATCGCGGCCGTGGTCGGGATCGCGATCCTGAACAACAGTGACCTGTTCCAGGAAACCGGGATCGCCGGCACCTGGCAGGACAGCCGAAGCCGGTTCGAGGTGCAGGAATCCGGCTCCGGCAGCTACGAGATCACCACAACCTGCGGCGACGTGATCCGCCTGACCGGAACAGACTCCTCGGCCAGTGGCAAACTGCCGATGCGCGAAGGCTCCTGCGGCTCGCTCCTCGGCTACGGCGAGTTCACCATGTCGATAACCGGTGACCCGGACACCGCCAGCATCAGCCGAACGATGGCCGACAACGACGAGTACTACTGCTCCACCTGCGGCAGCGACACAGCGACCAGGGTGGAGTAG